The Halopelagius inordinatus genomic interval CTTCCGGCGCAGGACGGCGTCGGCCCACGCCGTGTCGTGGTCGTGAAGCGAGGTGATGTCGAACGTTTCCACCATCTCGCCCGCGACGTTGTGGAGGTAGTACCGCGTGACCGGACGCTCCGTCGCCTCCTCGCGGAAGCCGTCGAAGATGTCGTCTATCGTGTACGGCGCGGACTCCTCGGCGTAGATGAGGCCGCCGGAGACGTTCTTCGACCCCGCCTCGACGCCGCGTTCGAGCACCAACGTCTCGACGCCGTAGTTCGCGAGTGTCGCCGCCGCGGCGGCACCGCCCGGTCCCGCGCCGACGACGACTGCTTCGTAGTGTTCGTCGGGAGTCTCACTCACCGGCCTCACCTCCCGTCCGTCGCGCGTCCGAGTCGGGTGTCGTCCCCGCGGGTCGGCCGCCGTCCGTGGCGGCGGCGTCGCCCGCGGCGGCGACGGACGCGAAGTCCGTGCGCCCCTCCTTCAACGCCTCCGTCAGTCGGGGGAGTACCTCGAACAGGTCGCCCTCGACGAAGTAATCGGAGAAGTCGCGGATGCGCGCGTCGGGGTCGGTGTTGACGGCGACGATGGTGTCTGACTCGTCCATACCGACTTTGTGCTGGACGGCCCCCGAGATGCCCGCGGCGACGTACAGGTCCGGCGCGACGACCTGTCCCGTCTCGCCGATTTGGCGGTCCTCGGTCGTGTACCGTTCGACGTGGCCCTCGAACTGGTACGAACCGGTGACGATGCCGCGAGAGACGCCGACGTCCGCCTCCTCGAACTGGTCTGCGAGTTCGAGAGCCAGTTCCATCCCGCGCGTCGGCGCGTCGCCGATACCGCGCCCGACGGCGACGACGACGTCGTTGCCCGTCAGGTCCACGCCCTCGTCCAACCGGTCGTGGTCCGTTACGGAGACGCGGAACCACTCGTCGTCGAGTGGGACGTCGTGTTCGACCACCTCGCCGTCGCGTTCGGCGTCGGGTTCGGGCACGTCGAAACTTCCCGGGATGACCGACGCGCCCTGCGGGTGGAACTCGCGGGTGGGGTTGTCGAGACAGAGAATCGTCGAGTACTCGAACCCCGAGAAATCCGGCCGCTTCATGTGCAACACGCGCTCGAAGTTCTTCTTGTCGCCCGCCGCGCCGGTCTTGACGGGGTTCGAGATGACCTCGTCTTCGATGTAGAGACCCGAGCAGTCGCTCGCGAGACCCGAATCTAACTCGGCCTGCACCAACGCCGACAGGTCCCGGCCGTTGTTCGTCGCCGGGAAGAGGACGTACCGCGGTTTGTCGTAGTCGCGCCACGCCTCGTCTCGGCCGCCGCGCGACTCGCCGTCCTCGTGCGTCGCGCCCGCGCGGGCCATGTCGCAGAATATCTCCGTGTACGGCTTGTGCTGGAACCGCGACAGTCGCGCGTCCTCGTGGGAGACGACGACGTCCGCGCCGTAGGCTATCACGTCGTCGGTATGTTTCTCGACGTCGTCGCCGATGAGAACGGCCACGACGCGTTCGTCTCCGCCGTACTCCTCGTTGTAGCCGTCCATCAGTTCGCGGGCCTTCCCGAGCATCTCCTTGGACACGTCGACGAGGTCGCCCGCCTGCGTCTCGCAGTACACCCACATGTCGCGGTAGACGCCGCCCTCCAACGCTCTGACGTGTCGCTTGTCGTTCGTCGGATGGTCGAGTTCGGGATGTCTCTCCTCGGGCGGTTCTCGCTCCTCGCGTTCGCCTCCTTCCTCGCTTCCGCGAACGGAGTCGAGGCGGTTCTCCACGAGTCGCTTGACGCCGTCTCGGTTCTCTCCGGACTCCTCGCGTTCGAGGATGGACTCTAACTCCGCCGGGTCGTCGATGTCGGTGAGAGCGTTGCCCACCTCCGCCGTGCTCATCTCCGTCAGGTCGAGAGCGTCGGCGTCCGTCTCCCCGTCGTCGCCCTCGAACTTCTCGATGCGGCTCTCGACGAGCGAAATCACGGCGTCGCGGTCCTTCCCGTCGCGTTCGGCCGCGAGAATTTCTCTGAGTTCCTCGGCGTCCTCTATCTCCCGCAGTTCCGGGCCGAGCGCCGAGATGTCGTACTCGCCGGGGTCGATTGCGGGCACGGTCAGTCACCCCCCGCGGCCGCCGCGTCGCCCGCGGCGTGCGACTGCATCGTCTCCAGTACCTCGGTCATCCCTTCCGCGTCTCCGGGGTCTACCATCGTCGCCTCGCGTTCGGCGGGCGCTTTCGGGATGGGGTCCACAGAGGAGACGATAGTCGGAGAGCCGTCGAGGCCGATGTAGTCCGGGTCGAGATTCAAATCGGCGTGGTCCCACACCGTCAGATGTTCTTCGTACTCCTCGGCGCGGGCCGCCGCCTCGGCGCGTTTGTCCTTCAGCGTGAGTCTGTGTTCGGCCGTGCGATACGACGGTTCGAACTCGGGGTCGGCGACGACGAACGCCGGAAGCGACAGTTCGACCGTCTCCATCTCCGCGATGTCGCCCTCGACGAGGCGTCTCGCGCGGAGCGTCTCGCTTTCCTCGTCGACGTCCAACGAGACGACGTGCGTCACGATGGGCATGTCGAGACACCACGCCGTCTGCGGGCCGGTGTGACCCGTCTCGCCGTCGGCCGTCTTGAACCCCGCAAAGACGATGTCGGGGTCGCCGAGCCTCTCGATTCCGGCGCTGAGCGTGATGGCCGTCGCCCACGTGTCCGCCGCGGCCATCTCTCGGTCCGAGACGAGAAGCAGGTCGTCGGCGTACGCCGTCTCCATCGCCTCCCGAAGCACGTCTTTGTACCCCGGCGGACCCATGCTCACGACGCTCGCACGGCCGCCGTGGCGGACGTGCGTCTGGAGGGCCGCGTCGAGGGCGTGCGAGTCGTTCGGATTCATCACCGTCGGTGTCTTCCCTCGTTCGAGGTGGCCGTCCTCGTCGAACGATACCTGTCCCTCTCGAAAGTCGGGGACGCCCTTGGTCAGAGTGACCACGTGCATTGGTACTAACTCCCACGGTAACTGCCACTAGGTATTTATAATAATCTTTTGTGAGCTATACGAAACAGTCAGGGAGAGGAGAACGAGACCCGCGCGCCGGGTGGACGCTTCAGGTCCGTCCGGCGCGTCCGGGGTCTACGTCGATGGCGTCCACCGGACAGACGTCGACACAGAGCATGCAGTCGATGCACTGGTCTTCGTGCGTCGGTTCGACTTTTATCTCCGACTCGGGGTGACCGGGGGTGTCTACCCACGTGAACACGTCCACGGGGCAGTCTTCCAGGCACGCGCCGTCGGCGATGCAGATGTCGTAGTCGACGGCGACGTGCGTTCCGTGGATGCCGCGTTGTTCGGGCGGGTCCACCGGTCCCCAGACGGCGACGCCGTTCTCCTCGCCGACCTTCTCGCGGTTCGTCTCGAAGTTCGGATCGA includes:
- a CDS encoding electron transfer flavoprotein subunit beta/FixA family protein; its protein translation is MHVVTLTKGVPDFREGQVSFDEDGHLERGKTPTVMNPNDSHALDAALQTHVRHGGRASVVSMGPPGYKDVLREAMETAYADDLLLVSDREMAAADTWATAITLSAGIERLGDPDIVFAGFKTADGETGHTGPQTAWCLDMPIVTHVVSLDVDEESETLRARRLVEGDIAEMETVELSLPAFVVADPEFEPSYRTAEHRLTLKDKRAEAAARAEEYEEHLTVWDHADLNLDPDYIGLDGSPTIVSSVDPIPKAPAEREATMVDPGDAEGMTEVLETMQSHAAGDAAAAGGD
- a CDS encoding 4Fe-4S dicluster domain-containing protein, producing the protein MAIDPNFETNREKVGEENGVAVWGPVDPPEQRGIHGTHVAVDYDICIADGACLEDCPVDVFTWVDTPGHPESEIKVEPTHEDQCIDCMLCVDVCPVDAIDVDPGRAGRT
- a CDS encoding electron transfer flavoprotein subunit alpha/FixB family protein — protein: MPAIDPGEYDISALGPELREIEDAEELREILAAERDGKDRDAVISLVESRIEKFEGDDGETDADALDLTEMSTAEVGNALTDIDDPAELESILEREESGENRDGVKRLVENRLDSVRGSEEGGEREEREPPEERHPELDHPTNDKRHVRALEGGVYRDMWVYCETQAGDLVDVSKEMLGKARELMDGYNEEYGGDERVVAVLIGDDVEKHTDDVIAYGADVVVSHEDARLSRFQHKPYTEIFCDMARAGATHEDGESRGGRDEAWRDYDKPRYVLFPATNNGRDLSALVQAELDSGLASDCSGLYIEDEVISNPVKTGAAGDKKNFERVLHMKRPDFSGFEYSTILCLDNPTREFHPQGASVIPGSFDVPEPDAERDGEVVEHDVPLDDEWFRVSVTDHDRLDEGVDLTGNDVVVAVGRGIGDAPTRGMELALELADQFEEADVGVSRGIVTGSYQFEGHVERYTTEDRQIGETGQVVAPDLYVAAGISGAVQHKVGMDESDTIVAVNTDPDARIRDFSDYFVEGDLFEVLPRLTEALKEGRTDFASVAAAGDAAATDGGRPAGTTPDSDARRTGGEAGE